GCTGGCCCTGCTGGCTCCGCTACTGATTCTTGCCCTGGTGCTCTGGCTGGATTGGCTGGCGGCGATTTTCTTGTTGCTGAGTGCACCATTGATTCCCTTGTTCATGGCGCTGGTCGGCATGCAAGCGGAACAAATCAGCCAACGGCACGTGCTGCAAGCCGGCCGCCTGGCGGGTCATTTTCTCGACCGCATACGCAACCTCACCAGTTTGCAACTCTTTGGTCAGCAACGGGTCGCGACGGCAAGTGTGCAGGCCCATACCCAGGCCTATCGGCAGTTGAGTATGGCAACCCTGAAAGTAGCCTTTCTGTCTTCGGCAGTACTGGAGTTCTTCGCCTCGGTCGCTATTGCCGTGGTCGCCATGTATATCGGTTTCGGCCTGCTGGGGTATATCGAATACGGTCCCGCGGAGCAACTGACCCTGTTCAGCGGGCTCTTTGTGCTCTTGCTGGCGCCCGAATTCTTTCAACCTCTGCGCAGCCTGGCGCAGCATTACCATGACCGCGCAGCGGCCCTCGGTGCAGCTGACCAACTGGCTGAATGGCAAACGCAGCAACCAAGCGAACACCCGATCGAATTGCAAGCGCCAGACTCAGCCAGCCCTGATGCCGTCTGCGTCACCGACCTGACCCTGGCCCACCCCGATAGACCACCCGTTTTGCGCCAGGCCAATCTGCACCTGCCGCGCGGACAGGCCCTCTTGATCAGCGGTCCCAGTGGCATCGGCAAGACCACCCTGTTGCAGTGCCTGGCCGGCTTCATTGCGCCGCAACAGGGCCAGATCAGCGTGTTTGCGCACGCCCCCGGCACACACCCCATTGCCTGGCTGGGCCAACGCCCCTGGCTGATCAAAGGCAGTTGGGCTGACAACCTGCGCTTGCTGACCCCGGCGGCGACCGAGGAGCAAATGCGGGCAGCCCTGGAAAAAGTCGGGCTTGCCGAGTCGCTGCAGGCACAAACAGCCGGGCTGAACAGCCAACTGGGCGAGGATGGGCGCGGCCTCTCGGGTGGCCAGGCCCAGCGCCTGGCACTGGCTCGAGTCTGGCTCAGCAGCGCCAGCCTGGTCCTGCTGGATGAGCCCACGGCCGGGCTGGATGCCGATAGCGAACAAGGCGTGGTGTATGCCTTGCGCGCGCTTCGCGACAGCGGTCGTACACTGATTATCGTCAGCCACCACCCGGCCATGAGCGAACTTGCCGACCAGCATCTGTACCTGAGCAATGGAGTGCTGGCCCATGCGTGAACTGCTGCCCTGGCTGACAGCCATGCGACCCTACCGCGGCCGCCTGCAACTGGGCATCGGCTTGCTGGCTTTGACCCTGTTGGCCGGCATCGGCCTGCTGGCACTCTCGGGCTGGTTCATTACCGCAACCGGCGTAACCGCAATGCTCTGGGCTGCGGGCACCCGGGTTGCTTTCGATGTCTATGTGCCCGG
This sequence is a window from Halopseudomonas salegens. Protein-coding genes within it:
- the cydD gene encoding thiol reductant ABC exporter subunit CydD, with amino-acid sequence MTAITSDARKLVSRRWLAHYQQSVRSWLLGAVMAGVLQTLAIIGQMGLFAWLAQAILISGQELSHTWPALALLLACILLRALALLAQELCAQQASARVRQQMRSDLTQRWAALGPVRLAGESSARLANQWLEQVDAVDGYYARYLPQQWLALLAPLLILALVLWLDWLAAIFLLLSAPLIPLFMALVGMQAEQISQRHVLQAGRLAGHFLDRIRNLTSLQLFGQQRVATASVQAHTQAYRQLSMATLKVAFLSSAVLEFFASVAIAVVAMYIGFGLLGYIEYGPAEQLTLFSGLFVLLLAPEFFQPLRSLAQHYHDRAAALGAADQLAEWQTQQPSEHPIELQAPDSASPDAVCVTDLTLAHPDRPPVLRQANLHLPRGQALLISGPSGIGKTTLLQCLAGFIAPQQGQISVFAHAPGTHPIAWLGQRPWLIKGSWADNLRLLTPAATEEQMRAALEKVGLAESLQAQTAGLNSQLGEDGRGLSGGQAQRLALARVWLSSASLVLLDEPTAGLDADSEQGVVYALRALRDSGRTLIIVSHHPAMSELADQHLYLSNGVLAHA